The Anaeromusa acidaminophila DSM 3853 genome contains the following window.
TTTAAGTTATTACGATTCACTTGAGGTACTTCTGAGAACAGTGGAAGAGTACCCGGGCCCGGTTATTGCGATGGTGCACGGCAGTGTTTGGGGCGGCGCTTGCGACTTAATCATGACTTGCGATATGGTGATTGCCGATAAGACAGCTAAGTTTGCCATGACGCCTGCTAAGCTTGGGGTTCCCTATAATTCGACAGGGATTTTGCATTTTATGAATCGTTTACCGATCAATATTGCGAAAGAGATGTTTTTTACTGCGGAATTAATGTCTGCAGAACGGGCTTTAAATGTAGGCATTATCAATCATTTAGTGGAAGAAGAGGAACTTCTTCCCTTTACATTAAATATGGCTACGACAATCAGCACCCGGTCCATTTTGTCGATTCAGGTTATTAAGGAACAGTTCCGTGTTTTATCAAAAGCATATTCTATTACTCCTTCCGCTTTTGAACGAGTGCAGGGGATGCGGCGGAAAGTGTATGACAGCCATGATTATGAAGAAGCAATCACTGCCTTTTTAGAAAAACGTCCGGCGAAGTTTAAAGGTGAATAAACGGTAGATATATATAGTAGAAGGATGGCTTTATTCCTTGCGTTTAGAAGGG
Protein-coding sequences here:
- the scpB gene encoding methylmalonyl-CoA decarboxylase, whose protein sequence is MSLVKAEVLEKVGVITLNNTQKLNALSSQLVNDIVEALDAFQKEQVHIVVLRAPEGAKVWSAGHDVKELPLKLRDPLSYYDSLEVLLRTVEEYPGPVIAMVHGSVWGGACDLIMTCDMVIADKTAKFAMTPAKLGVPYNSTGILHFMNRLPINIAKEMFFTAELMSAERALNVGIINHLVEEEELLPFTLNMATTISTRSILSIQVIKEQFRVLSKAYSITPSAFERVQGMRRKVYDSHDYEEAITAFLEKRPAKFKGE